In the Paenibacillus sp. FSL H7-0357 genome, one interval contains:
- a CDS encoding RidA family protein has product MSKKQVATTKAPGAIGPYSQAIVAGNWVYTSGQLGLNPETGELAESVQEQARQSLSNVQAILEEAGASLNHVVKTTVYLKDMNDFAAVNEVYSSFFTEPYPARSAVEVARLPKDGLVEIEAVARKK; this is encoded by the coding sequence ATGAGTAAAAAACAGGTTGCTACAACCAAAGCCCCAGGAGCCATCGGGCCATATAGTCAGGCGATTGTAGCCGGAAACTGGGTATATACTTCAGGACAGCTTGGCCTGAATCCGGAAACAGGAGAACTTGCGGAAAGTGTACAAGAGCAGGCACGCCAGTCGCTAAGCAACGTTCAGGCCATTTTGGAAGAGGCCGGGGCATCGCTGAATCATGTTGTGAAAACGACTGTGTATCTCAAGGATATGAATGACTTTGCAGCTGTGAATGAAGTGTACAGCAGTTTCTTTACAGAACCCTATCCTGCCCGCAGTGCGGTTGAAGTTGCACGCCTGCCGAAGGATGGTCTTGTGGAGATCGAAGCGGTAGCGCGCAAGAAATAA
- a CDS encoding glycoside hydrolase family 31 protein has translation MESSEAIRPEKMGPLVMKETWNTPGSIESWERSENIYIVRGERGGIAFVFLNDEMFRMKVFRSSVPDLTTSAAVLAESCVPHLFPVEETEDALIFTTSAIRLILEKTSFLLRVENIEGKVIMQQNLTSWNPRGASHAEYDMQPDSHFYGLGEKSSFLDKRGERYTNWNTDVFAPHLPEIEALYESIPLIIHMHGDLSYGLFLDNTGRSDFDMRSHGVAFTIGCSTGAYDIYFINGPEMKDVVTRYTSLTGRIALPPKWAIGYHQSRYSYMNQQEVLQLARTFREKKIPCDVIYLDIHYMDEYRVFTFDPVNFPEPEKMISELKELGVRIVPIVDPGVKKDPNYEVYKQGVLEKHFCRRLEGDIFFGEVWPGISAFPDFSDSRTAEWWGDLHKYYTDLGIDGIWNDMNEPAVFNESKTMDLDVMHFNNGHPITHEEYHNLYGMMMSKATYEGLAEHMGGERPFVLTRAGYAGIQRYAAVWTGDNRSFWEHMAMAIPMVLNMGLSGLAFSGPDIGGFAHHTSAQLLVRWTQMGVFFPYCRNHSSIGTLRQEPWSFGEEVEGILREFIGLRYRWMPHIYNLFHEAETCGLPVIRPLILEYPRDPYVTNLCDQFLLGENVLIAPVYRPDTEHRSVYLPEGCWLDYWDGEVHEGGRHILADAPLNIMPMYVKAGSFVAEGPLKQYALEETEETVVFHLYGAEAKEGFSAAFTLYEDDGHSFGYRRGQYSQIDVQAAGEAGILRISWSYAVREFTPRREMLRFALCYPSFFTQSVEGLSEISLEQLKEGRRGWARNGKSGAVIIQVDDDPEGGELRMEVAEQQPEHFRAL, from the coding sequence ATGGAGAGCAGCGAAGCAATACGTCCCGAAAAAATGGGTCCGCTTGTTATGAAGGAAACCTGGAATACCCCTGGGAGCATTGAATCCTGGGAACGTTCAGAGAATATTTATATCGTCCGCGGGGAGCGCGGCGGGATTGCATTTGTTTTTTTGAATGATGAAATGTTCCGGATGAAGGTGTTTCGCAGCAGCGTTCCGGATCTGACAACATCTGCGGCAGTGCTGGCGGAGAGCTGTGTGCCGCATTTGTTCCCGGTAGAAGAGACAGAGGATGCACTGATCTTCACTACCAGTGCGATTCGGCTGATCCTTGAGAAAACCTCTTTTCTTCTCCGTGTGGAAAATATAGAGGGCAAGGTTATCATGCAGCAGAACCTGACAAGCTGGAATCCGCGCGGGGCCAGTCATGCCGAGTATGATATGCAGCCGGATTCGCATTTTTACGGGCTGGGGGAGAAATCCAGCTTTCTCGACAAACGCGGGGAGCGTTATACGAACTGGAACACCGATGTGTTTGCGCCACATTTGCCGGAGATAGAAGCCCTGTATGAGTCCATTCCGCTGATTATTCATATGCATGGCGACCTCTCCTACGGATTATTTCTCGACAATACGGGCCGGAGCGATTTTGATATGCGGTCCCATGGGGTTGCTTTTACGATCGGCTGCTCCACTGGAGCTTATGATATCTACTTTATCAATGGTCCCGAAATGAAGGATGTTGTAACAAGATACACTTCGCTGACCGGACGGATTGCGCTTCCGCCTAAATGGGCGATCGGCTACCACCAGTCGCGTTATAGCTATATGAACCAGCAGGAGGTGCTGCAGCTTGCCCGGACCTTCCGTGAGAAGAAGATTCCCTGCGACGTCATTTATCTGGATATTCATTACATGGATGAATACCGTGTCTTCACCTTTGATCCTGTAAACTTTCCCGAGCCGGAAAAGATGATATCGGAGCTAAAGGAGCTCGGTGTGCGGATCGTACCGATTGTTGATCCCGGCGTCAAGAAAGATCCCAATTACGAGGTGTACAAGCAAGGGGTTCTCGAAAAGCATTTCTGCCGCAGGCTGGAAGGCGATATATTCTTCGGCGAGGTGTGGCCGGGCATCAGCGCCTTCCCTGATTTCAGCGACAGCCGGACGGCTGAATGGTGGGGCGATCTGCATAAATACTATACCGACCTCGGCATTGACGGAATCTGGAATGATATGAACGAGCCGGCGGTGTTTAATGAGAGCAAAACGATGGATCTGGATGTGATGCATTTCAACAACGGGCATCCGATCACACATGAGGAATACCATAACCTGTATGGGATGATGATGTCTAAAGCAACCTATGAAGGCTTGGCGGAGCATATGGGGGGAGAGCGCCCCTTTGTGCTGACCCGGGCCGGTTATGCCGGGATACAGCGTTACGCCGCGGTATGGACGGGGGATAACCGCAGCTTCTGGGAGCATATGGCGATGGCGATACCTATGGTGCTTAATATGGGACTCTCGGGACTGGCCTTCTCCGGGCCGGATATCGGCGGCTTCGCCCACCATACCTCCGCGCAGCTTCTGGTGCGCTGGACACAGATGGGTGTTTTCTTCCCCTATTGCCGCAACCATTCCTCCATCGGTACCCTGCGCCAGGAGCCATGGTCGTTCGGTGAGGAGGTCGAAGGGATTCTCCGCGAATTCATCGGCCTGCGCTACCGCTGGATGCCTCATATCTATAACCTTTTTCATGAGGCGGAAACCTGTGGGCTTCCTGTGATCCGGCCGCTGATTCTGGAGTATCCGCGCGACCCCTATGTGACCAACCTGTGCGATCAATTTTTGCTCGGGGAAAATGTGCTGATCGCCCCTGTCTACCGCCCGGATACGGAGCATCGCTCGGTGTATCTGCCTGAAGGGTGCTGGCTGGATTATTGGGATGGTGAAGTTCATGAGGGCGGACGCCATATCCTCGCCGATGCACCGCTAAACATCATGCCGATGTATGTGAAGGCCGGAAGTTTTGTCGCCGAAGGTCCGCTCAAACAATACGCACTCGAAGAAACAGAGGAAACGGTGGTGTTTCACTTGTATGGTGCGGAAGCCAAGGAAGGATTCTCGGCTGCTTTTACCCTGTATGAAGATGACGGGCACAGCTTCGGGTACAGAAGAGGGCAATATTCGCAAATCGACGTACAGGCCGCCGGGGAAGCAGGGATATTGCGGATAAGCTGGTCTTATGCAGTCCGTGAATTTACGCCCCGCAGGGAGATGCTGCGCTTCGCGCTCTGTTATCCGTCTTTCTTCACCCAATCGGTGGAAGGACTCTCCGAAATCAGTCTGGAGCAGCTTAAGGAAGGACGGCGGGGCTGGGCACGCAATGGCAAGAGCGGTGCGGTGATTATTCAAGTGGACGATGACCCGGAAGGCGGGGAGCTGCGGATGGAGGTAGCGGAGCAGCAACCGGAACACTTTAGAGCCCTTTGA
- a CDS encoding DEAD/DEAH box helicase codes for MIKHLYAIWLGDVLFCFSGETSEPKVDAWTRVVKRLELRGGGRPFAGAALRLAEVKYPAAASAEGRTTRRGLPGRTLEGLALAPKDAFELLLAWDEEMCRAQGVEPGGELRYWAAAARFALELMGTGGIVPGAMPPRPIGSRRRGGEQAAAACWSPAFRQEADKEFFLQMAASMPVLALGTHVAEEGDLSSREEAGAYVLYSFLQAVMTAEIKKVIAGMESELGPFKANYRRGYSPLTELWWNSLLTGSRDIPVQGTPAEVADLLAAVNGAAENEIPNSGAEEVHSGQLSLGLRLEPPANEGDAWNLTFWAENREEGEFWIPAAAIWSSREREFTLWGKRYRNIQQQLLAALGRAAKISPDIERALAGPAPDGVQLEPDRVYFFLKESVQQLRERGITVQMPSRWSREGRRRIGMKMKMQPPAGSIDGSTQPSLGMEELISFRIEASLGDNTISEEELNALVEAGVPFVRFRGEWIEVDPKEIRQVLRYMKRNESGEMSAADWMRLEAEDGDERLWKGMSVTGMETSGMLASLMHGDVLRGLPLRSVPPGLHGTLRPYQERGFQWLAALSGLGFGVCLADDMGLGKTVQVITCLLDRALTAPPEEKREPVLILCPTSLLGNWQRELQRFAPSLSVHIHHGGRRVRGEGFIDLATSHEIVLTTYHLAGRDSEDLAGVRWSTVVLDEAQYIKNHRTKQAQSVMKLSAPHRIAMTGTPVENRLGELWSIFHFLNPGYLGTYHSFRQRYVSGEGGERLRELHRLVSPFLLRRLKSDPDISKDLPEKLELKSYCPLTETQAALYQGVVDEMLGVIGERSGMARRGLVLSSLTKLKQICDHPQLYRKEEGRTQRSEHSGKMDVMFEVLDSIAELGESALIFTQYVAMGELLVSRLAKRYGSPPLFLHGGIPKRERDEMVHAFQEGEGPAFFVLSLKAGGVGLNLTRANHVIHYDRWWNPAVENQATDRAFRIGQHKNVQVHKLICQGTLEERIDELIERKKSLSEQVVGSGENWLTEMSNHELKELIELQGQDWM; via the coding sequence ATGATTAAGCATCTGTATGCAATATGGTTAGGGGACGTATTATTCTGCTTCTCCGGCGAAACTTCAGAGCCGAAAGTTGACGCATGGACACGTGTGGTCAAACGGCTGGAGCTTCGGGGAGGAGGACGTCCTTTTGCGGGTGCTGCGCTGCGGCTGGCGGAAGTGAAGTATCCGGCCGCTGCCTCTGCGGAAGGGAGGACAACGCGGCGCGGACTGCCGGGGCGCACGCTGGAAGGGCTTGCCCTGGCCCCGAAGGACGCCTTTGAGCTGCTGCTGGCCTGGGACGAGGAAATGTGCCGTGCACAGGGAGTGGAGCCTGGCGGTGAACTGCGCTATTGGGCGGCTGCAGCCCGTTTTGCCCTTGAACTGATGGGCACAGGCGGGATTGTGCCCGGCGCAATGCCGCCGAGGCCTATAGGCTCGCGCCGCCGCGGGGGGGAGCAAGCCGCTGCGGCCTGCTGGTCTCCGGCCTTTCGGCAGGAGGCTGATAAGGAGTTCTTTCTGCAGATGGCAGCTTCCATGCCGGTGCTGGCACTGGGAACCCATGTTGCGGAGGAGGGGGACTTGTCGTCGCGTGAAGAAGCGGGAGCGTACGTGCTGTATTCTTTTCTGCAGGCTGTAATGACTGCCGAGATCAAAAAGGTCATTGCGGGAATGGAAAGCGAGCTTGGGCCATTCAAAGCGAATTATCGCCGTGGATATTCACCGCTGACCGAGCTGTGGTGGAACAGCCTGCTCACCGGCAGCCGTGATATCCCGGTCCAGGGGACTCCGGCCGAGGTGGCGGACCTCCTTGCCGCCGTAAACGGTGCGGCTGAGAATGAGATTCCGAACTCCGGGGCGGAGGAGGTCCACAGCGGCCAGCTTAGTCTGGGTCTGCGTCTGGAGCCGCCTGCGAACGAAGGCGATGCCTGGAATTTAACCTTCTGGGCGGAGAACCGGGAAGAAGGAGAATTCTGGATTCCTGCGGCGGCGATCTGGAGCAGCAGGGAACGGGAGTTCACTTTATGGGGCAAGCGCTACCGCAATATTCAGCAGCAGCTGCTGGCTGCACTCGGCCGGGCCGCGAAAATATCGCCGGATATTGAGCGTGCGCTAGCCGGACCGGCACCGGATGGAGTTCAACTGGAGCCGGACCGCGTCTATTTCTTTCTGAAGGAGAGCGTGCAGCAGCTGCGGGAGCGGGGAATTACGGTGCAGATGCCATCCCGCTGGAGCCGTGAAGGCCGGCGGCGGATCGGGATGAAGATGAAGATGCAGCCGCCTGCTGGCAGCATCGATGGTTCAACCCAGCCTTCCCTTGGCATGGAAGAGCTGATTTCCTTCCGCATTGAGGCCTCGCTGGGCGATAACACGATCAGCGAGGAAGAGCTGAATGCGCTGGTGGAGGCCGGAGTGCCTTTTGTGCGCTTCCGGGGAGAATGGATTGAAGTCGATCCGAAGGAGATCCGCCAGGTTCTGCGATATATGAAACGCAACGAAAGCGGAGAAATGTCGGCGGCGGACTGGATGCGTCTGGAGGCCGAGGACGGTGATGAGCGGCTCTGGAAGGGAATGTCGGTGACCGGCATGGAAACCTCCGGCATGCTCGCTTCGCTCATGCATGGCGATGTTCTGCGGGGCCTTCCGCTGCGCTCTGTGCCGCCGGGTCTTCATGGAACGCTTAGACCTTATCAGGAGCGCGGCTTTCAATGGCTGGCTGCGCTCAGCGGGCTCGGCTTTGGGGTATGCCTTGCCGATGACATGGGCCTTGGCAAGACGGTGCAGGTCATCACCTGTCTGCTGGACCGTGCCCTGACTGCTCCGCCGGAGGAGAAGCGTGAGCCGGTGCTGATTCTCTGCCCGACCTCGCTGCTTGGCAACTGGCAGCGGGAGCTGCAGCGTTTCGCACCATCGCTGAGTGTGCATATTCACCACGGGGGAAGACGGGTTCGCGGGGAAGGCTTCATTGACTTGGCCACCAGCCATGAAATCGTGCTGACCACTTATCATCTCGCAGGCCGGGACAGCGAGGATCTCGCTGGCGTCCGTTGGTCGACTGTTGTGCTGGATGAAGCGCAGTATATCAAGAATCACCGCACCAAGCAGGCACAGAGTGTGATGAAGCTGTCAGCACCGCATCGCATTGCGATGACAGGCACACCAGTGGAGAACCGGCTTGGCGAGCTGTGGTCCATTTTTCACTTTTTGAATCCGGGGTATCTGGGGACTTATCATTCATTCCGCCAGCGGTATGTATCCGGTGAAGGCGGAGAGCGGCTGCGCGAGCTGCACCGCCTCGTCTCGCCCTTCCTGCTGCGGCGGCTCAAGAGTGATCCGGACATTTCCAAGGATCTGCCGGAGAAGCTGGAGCTGAAATCTTATTGTCCGCTTACAGAAACGCAGGCTGCGCTGTATCAGGGTGTAGTGGATGAAATGCTCGGTGTCATCGGGGAACGCTCCGGCATGGCCCGCCGGGGGCTGGTATTGTCTTCATTGACCAAGCTGAAGCAAATATGCGACCATCCGCAGCTGTACCGCAAAGAGGAGGGCCGGACTCAACGCAGTGAGCATTCCGGCAAAATGGATGTGATGTTCGAGGTGCTGGACAGCATTGCCGAGCTTGGGGAATCCGCACTTATTTTCACCCAGTATGTAGCGATGGGCGAGCTGCTGGTCAGCAGGCTGGCGAAACGTTACGGCTCACCGCCGCTGTTCCTGCATGGCGGTATCCCCAAACGGGAGCGCGATGAGATGGTGCATGCCTTTCAGGAGGGGGAAGGGCCGGCGTTTTTCGTACTATCGCTCAAAGCCGGCGGTGTGGGTCTGAACCTCACACGGGCCAACCATGTCATACATTATGACCGCTGGTGGAATCCGGCGGTGGAGAATCAGGCGACCGACCGGGCGTTCCGGATCGGCCAGCATAAGAATGTGCAGGTTCATAAGCTGATCTGCCAGGGAACGCTGGAAGAACGGATTGATGAACTGATCGAGCGTAAAAAAAGCCTGTCGGAGCAGGTTGTCGGTTCCGGAGAAAACTGGCTGACAGAGATGTCCAATCATGAGCTTAAGGAGCTTATCGAGCTTCAGGGGCAGGACTGGATGTAG
- a CDS encoding WD40/YVTN/BNR-like repeat-containing protein: MRVYKILASLFIAGTLLISASTIGAAPAQSSSITLKGYPDNFQMTGVKEGWGITLGGMWHTADGALSWKHPLSNTVPMPGNAVQLGKLAHYFAGDTEAWILSAYGPHKPTTLFHTLDKGKSWKTFRLPVKKSWEQGYASGFMHFPDKQGGYILLCSEPALGMMEKSLYRTVDGGTSWSRVGDLTASIAAYPTGITFRDSDNGWITSSNHGQKSILTFRTADGGKSWKPEKLVSPPALSGYAYSNSYPPVFSGKDKKDGVLPLEIVLNGVKSMVFYTSNNGGETWKHGPGIQGVEASRTAWLNARSGWALQAGGKLLATDDGGVSWKQAAKGSAFDKATEIQFSTSRTGWISGPEILWSTADGGHTWRNLLLPS; the protein is encoded by the coding sequence TTGAGAGTTTATAAAATTCTGGCTTCTCTGTTCATAGCAGGAACGCTTCTAATTTCTGCCTCAACCATAGGGGCGGCACCGGCGCAAAGCTCCAGCATCACCCTGAAGGGATATCCGGACAATTTCCAAATGACAGGCGTGAAAGAGGGCTGGGGAATCACGCTGGGCGGAATGTGGCATACAGCGGACGGTGCGTTAAGCTGGAAGCATCCGCTTAGCAATACGGTGCCCATGCCCGGTAATGCTGTCCAGCTTGGCAAACTGGCGCATTACTTTGCGGGTGACACTGAGGCGTGGATTCTAAGCGCCTATGGCCCGCACAAGCCTACAACCCTTTTTCATACGCTAGACAAGGGAAAGTCCTGGAAGACTTTTCGCCTTCCGGTGAAGAAAAGCTGGGAGCAAGGATACGCCAGCGGGTTTATGCATTTTCCCGATAAGCAGGGCGGGTATATTCTGCTATGTTCCGAACCGGCACTTGGTATGATGGAGAAGTCGTTATACCGCACGGTGGATGGAGGGACAAGCTGGAGCAGAGTGGGCGATCTTACCGCAAGCATTGCTGCCTATCCAACGGGCATAACCTTCCGGGATAGCGATAACGGCTGGATAACCTCCAGTAATCACGGACAGAAGTCCATTCTTACCTTTAGAACTGCTGATGGGGGCAAGAGCTGGAAGCCGGAGAAACTCGTCTCCCCGCCAGCGCTTTCGGGGTATGCGTATAGCAACAGCTACCCTCCTGTCTTTTCCGGCAAGGATAAGAAGGATGGGGTGCTGCCGCTGGAAATTGTCCTGAACGGTGTTAAAAGCATGGTCTTTTACACCAGCAATAATGGCGGAGAGACTTGGAAGCATGGCCCCGGCATTCAAGGGGTTGAAGCGTCAAGGACAGCTTGGCTGAATGCCCGTTCAGGCTGGGCGCTGCAGGCAGGCGGCAAGCTGCTTGCTACAGACGATGGCGGCGTTAGCTGGAAGCAAGCTGCCAAAGGTTCAGCGTTCGATAAGGCAACGGAGATACAGTTCTCTACGTCTCGAACCGGCTGGATTTCCGGGCCGGAAATCCTTTGGAGCACGGCAGACGGGGGCCACACTTGGAGAAACCTGCTGCTTCCTTCTTGA
- a CDS encoding GTP pyrophosphokinase, with protein MNQLQVHVKDLKKWQVNGDFAKQIEDFKALPALYRHALNELENKIDVIKTEWQVRDGFSPIEHVKSRIKEPKSILQKMERKGHEFTLENMEQHIHDIAGMRIVCAFVKDIYRLVDHLCAREDIRVLEIKDYIAHPKPNGYQSLHLIVSIPLVLLEGTHWVKAEIQLRTLAMDFWASMEHILYYKFDKQLPSHVAEELKEAARAADELDQKMLRLRREILELSEGSSAGEPPSGE; from the coding sequence CTGAATCAGCTGCAGGTGCATGTCAAGGATCTGAAGAAGTGGCAGGTTAATGGGGATTTCGCCAAACAGATCGAGGATTTCAAAGCTTTGCCGGCGCTGTACCGCCATGCCCTGAATGAGCTTGAGAATAAAATTGATGTGATCAAAACGGAATGGCAGGTGCGCGACGGCTTCAGTCCGATTGAGCATGTCAAGTCGCGGATCAAAGAGCCGAAGAGCATCCTGCAGAAGATGGAACGCAAAGGGCATGAGTTTACCCTGGAAAATATGGAGCAGCACATTCATGATATTGCAGGCATGCGGATTGTCTGTGCTTTTGTGAAGGATATTTATCGTCTGGTCGATCATCTGTGTGCGCGGGAGGACATCCGTGTGCTGGAGATCAAAGATTATATTGCACATCCCAAGCCCAACGGCTATCAAAGTCTGCATCTGATTGTGTCGATACCGCTTGTGCTGCTGGAAGGAACCCACTGGGTAAAAGCGGAAATCCAGCTGCGTACACTTGCCATGGATTTCTGGGCCAGTATGGAGCATATCCTCTACTACAAATTCGATAAACAGCTTCCGTCGCATGTCGCCGAGGAACTGAAAGAAGCCGCACGTGCCGCCGATGAGCTGGATCAAAAAATGCTCCGCCTGCGCCGGGAGATTCTTGAGTTATCCGAGGGAAGCAGTGCGGGTGAACCCCCGTCCGGGGAGTAA
- a CDS encoding zinc ribbon domain-containing protein: MNFLQRIKDGASRVSEKAQSSVEIGKLNGHISDIEHEMEIEFMKMGKLFYDGYRSKDLSLAEGKMVEHSRACLKLQEQIEELRFRIAELKNEKLCTCGNVVALDANFCPKCGRKLEEPASRKEAVPVTVHSIHEDEEEDQYYGEEELTEAEKELAMRSEQRTVYTEVLPVDDELPQEEYGGAVQDTERSRREADELERERERQLELDRRIRDWKAGEPAEEAASSEGGVRDIVKCQICRADLPKGSMWCPRCGSEQI, from the coding sequence ATGAATTTTCTGCAACGCATTAAAGACGGTGCCAGCCGGGTGAGTGAAAAAGCGCAAAGCTCGGTGGAGATCGGCAAGCTTAACGGGCATATTTCCGATATCGAACATGAGATGGAAATTGAATTTATGAAAATGGGAAAGCTGTTCTACGACGGATATCGCTCGAAGGATTTGTCCCTGGCCGAAGGCAAGATGGTGGAGCATTCCCGGGCCTGCCTGAAGCTTCAGGAACAGATTGAGGAGCTGCGCTTCCGGATTGCCGAGCTGAAGAATGAAAAGCTCTGCACCTGCGGGAATGTTGTAGCTCTGGACGCCAATTTCTGTCCGAAATGCGGACGTAAGCTGGAGGAACCGGCTTCAAGAAAAGAAGCGGTGCCCGTCACAGTGCACAGCATTCATGAGGATGAAGAGGAAGATCAATATTATGGCGAGGAGGAGCTGACGGAAGCGGAGAAAGAGCTGGCGATGAGATCGGAGCAGCGTACGGTGTATACCGAAGTGCTTCCGGTAGACGATGAACTGCCGCAGGAGGAATATGGCGGAGCGGTGCAGGATACCGAACGCAGCCGCCGTGAAGCCGATGAGCTTGAACGGGAGCGGGAAAGACAGCTTGAGCTTGACCGGCGTATCCGTGACTGGAAAGCCGGTGAGCCTGCGGAAGAAGCTGCATCCAGTGAAGGCGGCGTGCGGGATATCGTCAAATGTCAGATCTGCAGGGCGGATTTGCCCAAGGGTTCCATGTGGTGCCCGCGTTGCGGATCAGAACAAATCTAG
- a CDS encoding TrmB family transcriptional regulator, whose protein sequence is MEQLLLHLRNLGFTEMESKIMVELASKGQASGYEVAKQLGVSRSNVYAALQRLTQQGYVRCGEGEPARYSVLDPEELATMISGRVSASLAYMESEMPRGGPVNPSFYNVEGDRNVMEELIRQLNLAEQEIVVDVWREEASLLRNELEQAELRGVKLLWAFDGGNEVPAPYPVWPPLGGKPRRSSGRKFSFVIDRNWCMLGMRYEDGTAQAVVTEHQVLVELLLNHFTQEMVLFELEEDMGPELTRRYGERYSHIYGKYVLHDQEHEQLGEQEQPDEQEEHEELEELEEQQEPGH, encoded by the coding sequence ATGGAACAGTTGCTGCTGCATCTGCGCAATTTGGGTTTCACAGAGATGGAATCCAAAATTATGGTCGAGCTGGCCAGCAAAGGCCAGGCTTCGGGTTATGAAGTGGCAAAGCAGCTCGGAGTATCAAGATCCAACGTATATGCGGCGCTTCAGCGTCTGACTCAGCAAGGTTATGTAAGATGCGGTGAAGGGGAACCGGCGCGTTACAGTGTGCTGGACCCGGAAGAGCTCGCGACCATGATCTCCGGACGGGTATCGGCTTCACTGGCTTATATGGAAAGTGAAATGCCGCGCGGCGGCCCGGTCAATCCCTCTTTCTACAATGTGGAGGGTGACCGGAATGTGATGGAGGAACTGATCCGCCAACTGAATCTTGCTGAGCAGGAAATCGTAGTAGATGTATGGCGTGAGGAGGCTTCGCTGCTGCGTAATGAGCTGGAGCAGGCAGAGCTGCGGGGAGTGAAGCTGTTGTGGGCCTTTGACGGCGGCAACGAGGTTCCCGCACCTTATCCGGTATGGCCGCCGCTGGGCGGCAAGCCGCGCCGGAGCAGCGGGCGGAAGTTTTCCTTTGTGATCGACAGGAACTGGTGCATGCTCGGCATGCGGTATGAGGACGGAACGGCGCAGGCGGTCGTAACCGAACATCAGGTGCTGGTGGAACTGCTGCTGAACCACTTTACGCAGGAGATGGTGCTCTTCGAGCTGGAAGAGGATATGGGCCCCGAGCTAACAAGAAGGTACGGGGAACGCTACAGCCACATTTACGGTAAATATGTACTGCATGACCAGGAGCATGAACAACTGGGCGAACAGGAGCAACCGGACGAACAAGAGGAACATGAGGAATTGGAAGAATTGGAAGAGCAGCAAGAGCCAGGCCATTAG
- a CDS encoding xanthine phosphoribosyltransferase → MELLRQKVINEGIVLGQGVLKVDSFLNHQMDPFLMREVGREFTRRFAGEKVTKVLTIESSGIAPGIMTALELEVPLIFARKQKSLTLTEDIYVEKVYSFTKKESNDITVSKKFIAPGERVLIVDDFLANGEAAFGLARIVEQAGGSVAGIGIVIEKAFQPGNKLLKEAGYRVESLVRIASLDDGLISFVEEAGGLPG, encoded by the coding sequence ATGGAGTTATTGAGACAGAAGGTTATCAATGAAGGTATTGTTCTCGGTCAAGGTGTGCTCAAGGTCGATTCTTTTCTGAATCACCAGATGGACCCGTTTCTGATGCGTGAGGTCGGCCGCGAGTTTACCCGCCGTTTTGCCGGAGAAAAGGTGACGAAGGTGCTGACCATCGAATCCTCGGGGATCGCCCCCGGCATTATGACGGCGCTGGAGCTTGAGGTTCCGCTCATTTTTGCACGCAAGCAGAAATCATTGACCCTGACCGAAGATATTTATGTGGAGAAGGTCTACTCTTTTACGAAAAAAGAAAGCAATGATATCACAGTTTCCAAAAAGTTCATTGCTCCCGGTGAACGCGTGCTGATCGTCGATGATTTCCTTGCCAACGGTGAAGCGGCCTTCGGGCTGGCCCGGATCGTCGAACAGGCGGGAGGCAGCGTAGCCGGAATCGGCATCGTGATCGAAAAAGCCTTCCAGCCCGGCAACAAGCTGCTGAAGGAAGCCGGCTACCGTGTGGAATCGCTGGTACGGATTGCTTCGCTTGACGATGGCTTGATCTCCTTCGTGGAGGAAGCCGGCGGCCTGCCGGGCTGA